In Rhea pennata isolate bPtePen1 chromosome 8, bPtePen1.pri, whole genome shotgun sequence, one genomic interval encodes:
- the LOC134143202 gene encoding E3 ubiquitin-protein ligase HECTD3-like isoform X2 — MRAGGEAPHQVLGRLRFLLQCSECFRRARALPAALCYVPREVQYKICKDPAAAAAAAAARSLLSVWDSPGPARGGKRAARATIEVRKGGCLRATGEEYCNGAGLWVKLSKEQLEEHKGCHDLEEGWLLAQRFGEGGDKLVPVESVERIQWQQQMFGVDYKPAVSWEQVVDLTYSMRLGGKPRLVEQDEAAVQKFRSLPPSWSYECDTELARFLYDRRERELERLDCIKEHINSLEVSSEVFNASHLTDGRTDTFWESDGPLGEQWVRLNMKKGSVVKKLWLVLASQVTSFIPRRVAVYGGELNRLHHLRSVLISDFHDVCILRDMKTYLPVLEIRFLECREGGCNVRLQGIKIKSVWEWDMVLNADMFQPARLVRYPLLERVEADTLYRRAVLIQRFVTLLDSVLHYLIPISDQSIGTFSMLRSIKPFLLLSKHCTALIAQCLQASQSPAPQTSPKLYLNRYLAREHRANPALDPRCKNAVFTQVYEGLRASGKTEQPMDYRWPLSYSQWWECEFITEGIVDNGGGFRDSLADVSEELCPSSSDVAVPLPFFVRTSNQGNGADDTRDMYVPNPSCRDFPKYEWIGQLMGATLRGKEFLVLSLPGLVWKQLAGEEVSWSKDFAAVDSELVKLLEVLQAVDREAFDFMFGRELTYTTVLSDQRVMELIPNGSSTVVRYEDREEFIRLVQKARLEESKEQIAAMRAGLLRVVPQAVLDLLTWQQLERKICGEPEITVAELRRFMTFEDFPQDDSRVQMFLEALNNFTREDLSRFLKFVTGRSRLPVQITVYPDRTNSEAVDLMPEASTCSCTFFLPTYSSAKACEELLRYAVYNCVSIDTDKNIWDE; from the exons ATGCGCGCGGGCGGGGAGGCGCCGCACCAGGTGCTGGGCCGGCTGCGGTTCCTGCTGCAGTGCAGCGAGTGCTTCCGCCGCGcccgggcgctgcccgccgcgctcTGCTACGTGCCGCGGGAGGTGCAGTACAAGATCTGCAAGgaccccgcggccgccgccgccgcggccgccgcccgcagcctGCTCAGCGTCTGGGAcagcccggggccggcgcggggcggcaagcgggcggcgcgggccacCATCGAGGTGCGGAAGGGCGGCTGCCTCCGCGCCACCGGCGAGGAGTACTGCAACGGCGCCGGGCTCTGGGTGAAGCTCAGCAAG GAGCAGCTAGAAGAGCACAAGGGCTGCCATGACCTGGAAGAGGGCTGGCTCCTGGCACAGAGATTTGGAGAGGGAGGAGATAAGCTGGTCCCAGTTGAGTCTGTGGAGAGGATCCAATGGCAGCAGCAAATGTTCGGGGTTGATTATAAACCTGCGGTCAG CTGGGAGCAAGTGGTGGATCTGACATACTCCATGCGGCTCGGAGGGAAACCCAGGCTTGTGGAGCAGGATGAGGCTGCAGTGCAGAAGTTTCG GTCCCTGCCACCGTCCTGGAGCTATGAGTGTGACACGGAGCTGGCGCGCTTCCTCTATGATCGCAGAGAGAGGGAGCTGGAGAGACTTGACTGCATCAAGGAACACATCAACAGCCTCGAGGTTTCCTCG GAGGTCTTCAATGCATCCCATCtgacggacggacggacagacacCTTCTGGGAGAGTGATGGGCCCCTGGGGGAGCAGTGGGTGCGGCTCAACATGAAGAAAGGCTCCGTTGTCAA GAAGCTGTGGCTGGTGCTAGCGTCGCAGGTCACATCCTTCATACCCAGACGGGTGGCCGTGTATGGTGGGGAACTGAACAGGCTGCATCATCTGCGAAGTGTCTTAATCAGCGA CTTCCATGACGTGTGCATTCTCCGTGACATGAAAACCTACCTGCCGGTCCTGGAGATCCGCTTTCTGGAGTGCCGGG AGGGCGGGTGCAACGTTCGCCTGCAAGGGATTAAGATCAAGTCCGTCTGGGAGTGGGACATGGTCCTCAATGCGGACATGTTCCAGCCGGCCAGGCTGGTGCGGTATCCCCTCCTGGAAAGGGTGGAAGCAGACACGTTGTACCGGCGGGCTGTGCTCATTCAGAG GTTCGTCACCCTCCTGGACAGTGTCCTGCATTATCTGATCCCCATCTCGGACCAGAGCATCGGTACCTTCAGCATGCTCAGG AGCATCAAGCCGTTCCTGCTGCTGTCCAAGCATTGCACAGCCCTCATTGCCCAGTGCCTGCAGGCCTCGCAGAGCCCCGCACCACAAACCTCACCAAAGCTGTACCTCAACCGGTACCTGGCCCGGGAGCACCGCGCCAACCCTGCGCTTGACCCCCGCTGCAAGAACGCTGTCTTCACCCAG GTGTATGAAGGCCTCAGAGCTTCAGGCAAGACTGAGCAGCCCATGGATTATAG GTGGCCCCTGAGCTACAGCCAGTGGTGGGAGTGCGAGTTCATCACAGAGGGCATCGTGGACAACG GTGGAGGCTTTCGGGACAGCCTGGCCGATGTGTCGGAGGAGCTGTGTCCCAGCTCGAGCGACGTCGCCGTGCCCCTACCCTTCTTTGTGCGCACATCCAACCAG GGTAACGGTGCTGATGACACCAGGGACATGTATGTCCCCAACCCCTCCTGCAGGGACTTCCCCAAGTATGAGTGGATTGGGCAGCTCATGGGAGCAACTTTAAGGGGCAAGGAGTTTCTG GTCCTGTCTCTGCCAGGCTTGGTGTGGAAACAGCTGGCAGGGGAGGAGGTCAGCTGGAGCAAGGACTTTGCTGCTGTGGACTCGGAGCTG GTGAAGCTCCTGGAGGTGCTGCAGGCAGTTGACAGGGAGGCCTTTGACTTCATGTTCGGCAGAGAGCTGACCTACACGACGGTGCTAAGTGACCAGCGCGTGATGGAGCTGATCCCCAatggcagcagcactgtggtACGCTACGAGGACCGTGAGGAGTTCATTCGCCTGGTGCAGAAGGCTCGGCTGGAGGAGAGCAAGGAACAG ATTGCAGCCATGCGAGCTGGGCTGCTCCGCGTGGTGCCCCAGGCTGTGCTGGACCTCCTGacctggcagcagctggagaggaaGATCTGCGGGGAGCCCGAGATCACAGTGGCCGAGCTGAGGAGGTTCA TGACGTTTGAGGACTTTCCTCAGGACGACTCCCGTGTCCAGATGTTTTTGGAGGCGCTCAACAACTTCACCAGGG agGATCTCAGCCGCTTCCTCAAGTTTGTCACTGGCCGGAGCCGCCTCCCGGTTCAGATCACCGTCTACCCGGACAGGACAAA CTCCGAAGCAGTGGACCTGATGCCAGAGGCCTCCACCTGCTCCTGCACCTTCTTCTTGCCCACGTACTCCTC GGCCAAGGCCTGCGAGGAGCTGCTGCGTTACGCCGTCTACAACTGCGTGTCCATCGACACGGACAAGAACATCTGGGACGAGTGA
- the LOC134143202 gene encoding E3 ubiquitin-protein ligase HECTD3-like isoform X1: MRAGGEAPHQVLGRLRFLLQCSECFRRARALPAALCYVPREVQYKICKDPAAAAAAAAARSLLSVWDSPGPARGGKRAARATIEVRKGGCLRATGEEYCNGAGLWVKLSKEQLEEHKGCHDLEEGWLLAQRFGEGGDKLVPVESVERIQWQQQMFGVDYKPAVSWEQVVDLTYSMRLGGKPRLVEQDEAAVQKFRSLPPSWSYECDTELARFLYDRRERELERLDCIKEHINSLEVSSEVFNASHLTDGRTDTFWESDGPLGEQWVRLNMKKGSVVKKLWLVLASQVTSFIPRRVAVYGGELNRLHHLRSVLISESSFHDVCILRDMKTYLPVLEIRFLECREGGCNVRLQGIKIKSVWEWDMVLNADMFQPARLVRYPLLERVEADTLYRRAVLIQRFVTLLDSVLHYLIPISDQSIGTFSMLRSIKPFLLLSKHCTALIAQCLQASQSPAPQTSPKLYLNRYLAREHRANPALDPRCKNAVFTQVYEGLRASGKTEQPMDYRWPLSYSQWWECEFITEGIVDNGGGFRDSLADVSEELCPSSSDVAVPLPFFVRTSNQGNGADDTRDMYVPNPSCRDFPKYEWIGQLMGATLRGKEFLVLSLPGLVWKQLAGEEVSWSKDFAAVDSELVKLLEVLQAVDREAFDFMFGRELTYTTVLSDQRVMELIPNGSSTVVRYEDREEFIRLVQKARLEESKEQIAAMRAGLLRVVPQAVLDLLTWQQLERKICGEPEITVAELRRFMTFEDFPQDDSRVQMFLEALNNFTREDLSRFLKFVTGRSRLPVQITVYPDRTNSEAVDLMPEASTCSCTFFLPTYSSAKACEELLRYAVYNCVSIDTDKNIWDE, translated from the exons ATGCGCGCGGGCGGGGAGGCGCCGCACCAGGTGCTGGGCCGGCTGCGGTTCCTGCTGCAGTGCAGCGAGTGCTTCCGCCGCGcccgggcgctgcccgccgcgctcTGCTACGTGCCGCGGGAGGTGCAGTACAAGATCTGCAAGgaccccgcggccgccgccgccgcggccgccgcccgcagcctGCTCAGCGTCTGGGAcagcccggggccggcgcggggcggcaagcgggcggcgcgggccacCATCGAGGTGCGGAAGGGCGGCTGCCTCCGCGCCACCGGCGAGGAGTACTGCAACGGCGCCGGGCTCTGGGTGAAGCTCAGCAAG GAGCAGCTAGAAGAGCACAAGGGCTGCCATGACCTGGAAGAGGGCTGGCTCCTGGCACAGAGATTTGGAGAGGGAGGAGATAAGCTGGTCCCAGTTGAGTCTGTGGAGAGGATCCAATGGCAGCAGCAAATGTTCGGGGTTGATTATAAACCTGCGGTCAG CTGGGAGCAAGTGGTGGATCTGACATACTCCATGCGGCTCGGAGGGAAACCCAGGCTTGTGGAGCAGGATGAGGCTGCAGTGCAGAAGTTTCG GTCCCTGCCACCGTCCTGGAGCTATGAGTGTGACACGGAGCTGGCGCGCTTCCTCTATGATCGCAGAGAGAGGGAGCTGGAGAGACTTGACTGCATCAAGGAACACATCAACAGCCTCGAGGTTTCCTCG GAGGTCTTCAATGCATCCCATCtgacggacggacggacagacacCTTCTGGGAGAGTGATGGGCCCCTGGGGGAGCAGTGGGTGCGGCTCAACATGAAGAAAGGCTCCGTTGTCAA GAAGCTGTGGCTGGTGCTAGCGTCGCAGGTCACATCCTTCATACCCAGACGGGTGGCCGTGTATGGTGGGGAACTGAACAGGCTGCATCATCTGCGAAGTGTCTTAATCAGCGA GAGCAGCTTCCATGACGTGTGCATTCTCCGTGACATGAAAACCTACCTGCCGGTCCTGGAGATCCGCTTTCTGGAGTGCCGGG AGGGCGGGTGCAACGTTCGCCTGCAAGGGATTAAGATCAAGTCCGTCTGGGAGTGGGACATGGTCCTCAATGCGGACATGTTCCAGCCGGCCAGGCTGGTGCGGTATCCCCTCCTGGAAAGGGTGGAAGCAGACACGTTGTACCGGCGGGCTGTGCTCATTCAGAG GTTCGTCACCCTCCTGGACAGTGTCCTGCATTATCTGATCCCCATCTCGGACCAGAGCATCGGTACCTTCAGCATGCTCAGG AGCATCAAGCCGTTCCTGCTGCTGTCCAAGCATTGCACAGCCCTCATTGCCCAGTGCCTGCAGGCCTCGCAGAGCCCCGCACCACAAACCTCACCAAAGCTGTACCTCAACCGGTACCTGGCCCGGGAGCACCGCGCCAACCCTGCGCTTGACCCCCGCTGCAAGAACGCTGTCTTCACCCAG GTGTATGAAGGCCTCAGAGCTTCAGGCAAGACTGAGCAGCCCATGGATTATAG GTGGCCCCTGAGCTACAGCCAGTGGTGGGAGTGCGAGTTCATCACAGAGGGCATCGTGGACAACG GTGGAGGCTTTCGGGACAGCCTGGCCGATGTGTCGGAGGAGCTGTGTCCCAGCTCGAGCGACGTCGCCGTGCCCCTACCCTTCTTTGTGCGCACATCCAACCAG GGTAACGGTGCTGATGACACCAGGGACATGTATGTCCCCAACCCCTCCTGCAGGGACTTCCCCAAGTATGAGTGGATTGGGCAGCTCATGGGAGCAACTTTAAGGGGCAAGGAGTTTCTG GTCCTGTCTCTGCCAGGCTTGGTGTGGAAACAGCTGGCAGGGGAGGAGGTCAGCTGGAGCAAGGACTTTGCTGCTGTGGACTCGGAGCTG GTGAAGCTCCTGGAGGTGCTGCAGGCAGTTGACAGGGAGGCCTTTGACTTCATGTTCGGCAGAGAGCTGACCTACACGACGGTGCTAAGTGACCAGCGCGTGATGGAGCTGATCCCCAatggcagcagcactgtggtACGCTACGAGGACCGTGAGGAGTTCATTCGCCTGGTGCAGAAGGCTCGGCTGGAGGAGAGCAAGGAACAG ATTGCAGCCATGCGAGCTGGGCTGCTCCGCGTGGTGCCCCAGGCTGTGCTGGACCTCCTGacctggcagcagctggagaggaaGATCTGCGGGGAGCCCGAGATCACAGTGGCCGAGCTGAGGAGGTTCA TGACGTTTGAGGACTTTCCTCAGGACGACTCCCGTGTCCAGATGTTTTTGGAGGCGCTCAACAACTTCACCAGGG agGATCTCAGCCGCTTCCTCAAGTTTGTCACTGGCCGGAGCCGCCTCCCGGTTCAGATCACCGTCTACCCGGACAGGACAAA CTCCGAAGCAGTGGACCTGATGCCAGAGGCCTCCACCTGCTCCTGCACCTTCTTCTTGCCCACGTACTCCTC GGCCAAGGCCTGCGAGGAGCTGCTGCGTTACGCCGTCTACAACTGCGTGTCCATCGACACGGACAAGAACATCTGGGACGAGTGA